A portion of the Stigmatella aurantiaca DW4/3-1 genome contains these proteins:
- a CDS encoding AAC(3) family N-acetyltransferase, whose translation MTSAPGAFSIVNDPKIEQDLRTLGVREGGVLLVHTSFRAVRPVEGGPLGLIGALQAALGPTGTLVMPTMTDGETVFDPRSTPTEGMGITAEVFWRQPGVLRSTHPGGSFAASGPLAARICEPQPLSPPHGPDSPVGRVHSLDGQVLLLGVTHSENTTLHVAEALAGVPYSVSHPCVVEDNGTAKTVLIAETDHCCRGFRVADDWLRPRGLQREGQVGNAHARLCNARDLVRLAVEHLAADPLTFLCAPETGCEECDAAHASIPAGVRR comes from the coding sequence GAGGCGTGCTGCTGGTGCACACGTCGTTCCGCGCGGTCCGGCCCGTTGAGGGTGGGCCCTTGGGGCTGATCGGTGCGCTGCAAGCAGCGCTCGGCCCCACGGGGACGTTGGTGATGCCCACGATGACGGACGGCGAAACGGTGTTCGATCCACGGTCCACCCCCACGGAGGGGATGGGCATCACCGCGGAGGTGTTCTGGCGGCAGCCGGGGGTTTTGCGGAGCACCCACCCTGGAGGCTCCTTCGCGGCCTCGGGTCCGCTCGCTGCCCGGATCTGCGAGCCCCAACCGCTCTCTCCTCCCCATGGGCCGGACAGCCCCGTGGGCCGCGTTCACTCGCTGGACGGGCAGGTGCTCCTGCTGGGGGTCACCCACAGCGAGAACACGACCCTGCACGTCGCGGAGGCACTTGCCGGGGTGCCGTATTCGGTGTCGCACCCATGTGTCGTGGAGGACAACGGGACCGCGAAGACCGTGCTGATCGCGGAGACCGATCACTGTTGCCGCGGCTTTCGAGTGGCCGATGACTGGCTGCGCCCACGAGGCCTTCAGCGAGAAGGGCAGGTCGGAAACGCCCATGCCCGCCTCTGCAACGCACGCGATCTGGTCCGGCTCGCGGTCGAACACCTCGCTGCCGATCCGCTCACTTTCCTGTGCGCCCCAGAAACCGGCTGTGAGGAGTGTGACGCAGCCCACGCGAGCATTCCTGCCGGGGTCCGAAGGTGA
- a CDS encoding SRPBCC domain-containing protein, which produces MSSTRIRRHVNAPRASVYRALLDERSVTAWRVPDGMTSHVHVFDPREGGSVRISLTYDAPTETGKTTAQTDTYHGRFVKLVPDEQVVEVVEFETEDPALRGEMTITITLSDAEGGTDLLAVHEGLPSGVPPADNETGWRMSLAKLAALVEAV; this is translated from the coding sequence ATGAGCTCGACCCGCATCCGCCGCCATGTCAATGCGCCCCGCGCGAGCGTCTATCGCGCGCTTCTGGATGAGCGCTCGGTCACGGCGTGGAGAGTACCGGACGGCATGACCAGCCACGTGCACGTGTTCGACCCCCGCGAAGGGGGCTCGGTCCGTATCTCGCTCACGTACGATGCGCCCACAGAGACCGGAAAGACGACGGCACAGACGGACACGTACCACGGCCGCTTCGTGAAACTCGTGCCGGACGAGCAGGTGGTCGAAGTGGTCGAGTTCGAGACGGAGGATCCCGCGCTGCGCGGCGAGATGACGATCACGATCACGCTCTCCGACGCGGAGGGCGGCACCGACTTGCTCGCCGTGCACGAGGGATTGCCGAGTGGTGTGCCCCCCGCCGACAACGAGACCGGTTGGCGGATGTCACTCGCGAAGCTCGCGGCGCTCGTCGAGGCGGTTTGA
- a CDS encoding substrate-binding domain-containing protein — MKTMKWMMPAAVVVSMSLSLVGCGGQPSDNGQSPRTQEQNLGPNKEFYGSDTLKEVLIAANVQSAAGLTIEGKGSGVGEGCLRNGSSPYCIGRQQTLAPMSRDFKAGTCPGGTASGGACCPGESSNAVALDAVSAFVRSTTYSALPNNSISTADLKKVFCGDGTGSASTCVSNWSALGRPTAGAIAKYRRDDLSGTTDTFKSLVGCTTFCSDVTVILDESSANPAACATTDSATVCIGKLAASNANAIGYAGDSARRTGNAALKVNGIAPTPANVRKLLASNPAGVYPLSRKLFLNENVNYTKTAEEQALYDWVYSTNTQDFENLLVEQGFIACSDVSPLDCGGDLGRGSGVCQGL; from the coding sequence ATGAAGACGATGAAGTGGATGATGCCGGCCGCAGTGGTGGTGTCGATGTCCCTCTCGCTGGTGGGCTGTGGTGGCCAGCCTTCTGACAATGGCCAATCGCCGCGGACCCAAGAGCAGAACCTGGGCCCCAACAAGGAGTTCTACGGCTCGGACACCTTGAAGGAGGTCTTGATCGCCGCCAACGTTCAGTCGGCCGCGGGCCTGACCATCGAGGGCAAGGGTTCGGGCGTGGGAGAGGGCTGCCTGCGCAATGGCTCGAGCCCCTACTGCATCGGCCGTCAGCAGACGCTCGCGCCCATGTCCCGTGACTTCAAGGCGGGCACCTGTCCGGGGGGCACCGCCTCGGGCGGCGCCTGCTGCCCTGGCGAGTCCAGCAACGCCGTGGCGCTCGACGCGGTGAGCGCGTTTGTCCGCAGCACCACCTACAGCGCCCTGCCCAACAACAGCATCTCCACGGCCGACCTCAAGAAGGTCTTCTGCGGCGACGGCACCGGCAGCGCCTCCACCTGCGTCAGCAACTGGTCCGCGCTGGGCCGCCCCACCGCGGGCGCCATCGCCAAGTACCGCCGGGACGATCTGTCCGGCACGACCGACACCTTCAAGTCGCTGGTCGGCTGCACCACGTTCTGCTCCGACGTGACCGTCATCCTCGATGAGTCGAGCGCCAACCCCGCCGCCTGCGCCACCACCGACAGCGCCACCGTCTGCATTGGCAAGCTGGCGGCGAGCAATGCCAACGCCATCGGCTACGCCGGTGACTCCGCCCGGCGCACCGGCAACGCGGCGCTCAAGGTGAACGGCATCGCCCCCACCCCCGCCAACGTCCGCAAGCTGCTCGCCAGCAACCCCGCGGGCGTCTACCCGCTCTCGCGCAAGCTCTTCCTCAACGAGAACGTGAACTACACGAAGACGGCCGAGGAGCAGGCCCTCTATGACTGGGTTTACAGCACCAACACCCAGGACTTCGAGAATCTCCTGGTTGAGCAGGGTTTCATTGCTTGCAGCGATGTCAGCCCGCTCGATTGTGGCGGGGATCTGGGCCGCGGCTCTGGCGTGTGCCAGGGCTTGTGA